In one Streptomyces sp. NBC_01288 genomic region, the following are encoded:
- a CDS encoding sensor histidine kinase, with protein sequence MGHTGQPRTGRVGPEERLLPAVVHAAFFLLLGSSFVRFLTRDQGGARTGWVLALYAVFCLLYVLGQFLAPAPRPGSAPGTRHLAWLGSVSAVWTVLLALAPSATWCAMPLLFAGLYALPPRFAVPLAAVLTALVVASEIRVADGTLNPNMVVAPPALAAVATAVLVQLQRQAARQRVLIDDLVRTRRDLAATERRAGVLAERQRLATEIHDTVAQGLSSQQMLLQAAERLWRTDPEAAHAHVLKATEITSRGLAEARRFVHDLAPADLVEHSLPVALRALAERESGPGLMVEFRLDGDPGPLPERSAAALLRIAQGALANVREHAAATRAALTLTCLDDQISLDVADNGRGFDAGSPPVSAPGRVRGHGLPAMRIRARQSGGTLSVESAPGEGTVVSVAVPVVPGEPGVRDSREELVP encoded by the coding sequence ATGGGACACACGGGACAACCGAGGACGGGGCGCGTCGGGCCGGAAGAGCGCCTGTTGCCGGCGGTCGTGCACGCCGCGTTCTTCCTGCTGCTCGGCTCCTCGTTCGTGCGCTTCCTGACCCGCGACCAGGGCGGGGCCCGCACCGGCTGGGTGCTCGCGCTGTACGCGGTCTTCTGTCTGCTGTACGTCCTCGGGCAGTTCCTGGCTCCGGCGCCCCGCCCGGGTTCCGCGCCCGGCACGCGGCATCTGGCCTGGCTGGGCTCGGTGTCCGCCGTCTGGACCGTGCTGCTCGCCCTCGCGCCGAGTGCCACCTGGTGCGCGATGCCCCTGCTGTTCGCCGGCCTGTACGCGCTGCCGCCACGGTTCGCGGTGCCGCTGGCCGCCGTACTCACCGCGCTCGTCGTGGCCTCCGAGATACGGGTGGCGGACGGCACCCTCAACCCCAACATGGTCGTCGCCCCGCCGGCCCTCGCGGCGGTCGCCACCGCCGTGCTGGTCCAGTTGCAGCGGCAGGCGGCCCGGCAGCGCGTCCTGATCGACGACCTGGTCCGCACCCGCCGCGACCTCGCGGCCACCGAGCGGCGGGCCGGTGTCCTGGCGGAGCGGCAGCGGCTGGCCACGGAGATCCACGACACCGTCGCGCAGGGCCTGTCCAGTCAGCAGATGCTGTTGCAGGCCGCCGAACGGCTGTGGCGGACGGACCCGGAAGCGGCCCACGCGCACGTGCTCAAGGCCACCGAGATCACCTCCCGCGGTCTCGCCGAGGCACGCAGGTTCGTCCATGACCTGGCACCGGCCGACCTCGTCGAGCACTCCCTGCCCGTGGCGCTGCGCGCGCTCGCCGAGCGGGAGAGCGGTCCGGGCCTGATGGTGGAGTTCCGGCTCGACGGCGATCCGGGCCCGCTGCCCGAGCGGTCCGCTGCGGCGCTGTTGCGCATCGCCCAGGGCGCGTTGGCCAACGTACGCGAGCACGCGGCCGCGACCCGGGCCGCGCTCACCCTGACCTGCCTCGACGACCAGATCTCCCTGGACGTCGCCGACAACGGCCGTGGTTTCGACGCCGGTTCACCCCCGGTGTCCGCGCCGGGCCGGGTGCGTGGCCACGGGCTGCCCGCCATGCGGATCCGGGCCCGGCAGTCCGGTGGCACGCTGAGCGTGGAGTCGGCCCCCGGCGAGGGCACGGTCGTGTCGGTCGCCGTCCCTGTCGTCCCTGGCGAGCCTGGTGTCCGTGATTCCCGTGAGGAGCTCGTCCCGTGA
- a CDS encoding response regulator transcription factor: MNTPVAPVPVRLLLCDDHAVVRAGLRALLSSAEGIEVVGEAGSGEEALALAARVRPDVVLMDLQLGDGMDGVTATRKLTAGDGPRVLVLTMFDTDADITRAVEAGATGYLLKAERPEELFTAIHSAASGRTALSAPVADRLLARMRSPHPTLSEREREILGQLARGLGNREIARALFISEATVKTHLGRIYGKLGVETRSGAVAAAKERRLLS; encoded by the coding sequence GTGAACACACCCGTAGCACCCGTACCCGTACGTCTGCTGCTGTGCGACGACCACGCCGTCGTGCGGGCCGGACTGCGCGCGCTGCTGTCCAGCGCCGAGGGCATCGAGGTGGTCGGTGAGGCGGGCAGCGGCGAGGAGGCCCTCGCCCTGGCCGCCCGGGTCCGTCCCGACGTGGTGCTGATGGACCTTCAACTCGGCGACGGCATGGACGGAGTGACGGCCACCAGGAAACTGACCGCCGGTGACGGCCCCCGTGTCCTCGTCCTCACCATGTTCGACACCGACGCCGACATCACCCGCGCCGTCGAGGCGGGCGCCACGGGCTACCTCCTCAAGGCCGAACGCCCCGAGGAACTGTTCACCGCGATCCACAGCGCGGCGTCCGGCCGTACGGCGCTCTCGGCCCCGGTCGCCGACCGGCTCTTGGCGCGGATGCGCAGCCCGCACCCCACCCTGTCCGAGCGCGAGCGCGAGATCCTCGGCCAGCTGGCCCGCGGCCTGGGCAACCGGGAGATCGCCCGGGCCCTCTTCATCAGCGAGGCGACGGTCAAGACCCATCTCGGGCGGATCTACGGCAAGTTGGGAGTGGAGACGCGGTCCGGGGCGGTGGCCGCCGCCAAGGAGCGACGGCTGCTGTCATGA
- a CDS encoding methylated-DNA--[protein]-cysteine S-methyltransferase, whose amino-acid sequence MKHHTVIDSPYGPLTLVADDDGALCGLYMVDQRHRPPEENFGIPDDTPFAETTAQLQAYFAGELKEFTLQLRLHGTPFQQTVWDQLRRIPYGETRSYGDLADALGNPGASRAVGLANGKNPVGIIVPCHRVVGANGSLTGYGGGLDRKQRLLDFESGAALF is encoded by the coding sequence ATGAAGCACCACACGGTGATCGACAGCCCGTACGGCCCGCTGACCCTCGTCGCCGACGACGACGGCGCCCTCTGCGGCCTCTACATGGTCGACCAACGCCACCGCCCCCCGGAGGAGAACTTCGGCATCCCCGACGACACCCCCTTCGCCGAGACAACCGCCCAACTACAGGCGTACTTCGCAGGCGAGTTGAAGGAGTTCACCCTCCAACTCCGCCTGCACGGCACCCCGTTCCAGCAGACGGTCTGGGACCAACTCCGCCGCATCCCCTACGGCGAGACCCGCTCCTACGGCGACCTCGCCGACGCCCTCGGCAACCCGGGCGCCTCCCGCGCGGTGGGCCTCGCCAACGGCAAGAACCCCGTCGGGATCATCGTCCCCTGCCACCGGGTCGTAGGCGCGAACGGCAGCCTCACGGGCTACGGCGGCGGTCTGGACCGCAAGCAGCGGCTGCTGGACTTCGAGAGCGGGGCGGCGCTTTTCTAG
- a CDS encoding AlkA N-terminal domain-containing protein, with protein sequence MQNGMHTDTERCVRAVQSKDARFDGWFFTAVLTTRIYCRPSCPVVPPKPENMTFYPSAAACQQAGFRACKRCRPDTSPGSPEWNQRADLVARAMRLIADGTVDREGVPGLAARLGYSTRQIERQLLAELGAGPLALARAQRAQTARLLIETTALPMAEIAFAAGFSSIRAFNDTVRDVFALSPSELRNRRPKTTVLTPGTLTLRLPFRAPLNPDNLFGHLAATAVPGVEEWRAGAYRRTLRLPYGHGIASLTPKSDHIACRLTLSDLRDLPVAISRCRRMLDLDADPVAVDDQLRTDPVLAPLVDKAPGRRVPRTVDEAEFAVRAVLGQQVSTAAARTHAARLVTAHGEPVDDPEGGLTHLFPSPEALAAVDPESLAMPRARRTTFTTLVGQLADGTLHLGVESDWTEIRAQLLSLPGFGPWTADVIAMRALGDPDAFLPTDLGIRRAAQELGLPSTPAALTARAAAWRPWRAYAVQYLWATDSHPINFLPV encoded by the coding sequence ATGCAGAACGGGATGCACACCGACACGGAGCGCTGTGTGCGCGCGGTCCAGTCCAAGGACGCGCGCTTCGACGGCTGGTTCTTCACGGCCGTGCTGACCACCCGCATCTACTGCCGGCCCAGCTGCCCGGTCGTCCCGCCCAAGCCGGAGAACATGACGTTCTACCCGAGCGCGGCGGCCTGCCAGCAGGCGGGTTTCCGGGCCTGCAAGCGCTGCCGCCCGGACACCAGTCCCGGCTCCCCGGAGTGGAACCAGCGGGCCGACCTGGTGGCCCGCGCGATGCGCCTGATCGCCGACGGGACGGTGGATCGCGAGGGCGTCCCCGGCCTCGCCGCCCGCCTCGGCTACAGCACCCGCCAGATCGAACGCCAGCTCCTCGCCGAACTCGGCGCCGGCCCCCTCGCGTTGGCCCGCGCCCAACGCGCCCAGACGGCAAGGCTGTTGATCGAGACGACCGCCCTTCCGATGGCGGAGATCGCCTTCGCCGCCGGCTTCTCCTCGATCCGCGCCTTCAACGACACCGTGCGCGACGTCTTCGCCCTCTCCCCGAGCGAGCTGCGCAACAGGCGCCCGAAGACAACGGTGTTGACCCCCGGCACCCTCACGCTCCGCCTGCCGTTCCGCGCGCCCCTCAACCCCGACAACCTCTTCGGCCACCTGGCGGCGACCGCCGTACCGGGCGTGGAGGAGTGGCGCGCCGGCGCGTACCGCCGCACTCTCCGCCTCCCCTACGGCCACGGCATCGCGTCCCTGACTCCCAAGTCCGACCACATCGCCTGCCGTCTCACGCTCAGCGACCTGCGCGATCTGCCGGTGGCGATCAGCCGCTGCCGCCGCATGCTCGACCTGGACGCCGATCCGGTCGCGGTGGACGACCAGTTGAGGACCGACCCGGTCCTGGCACCGCTGGTGGACAAGGCGCCGGGCCGCCGCGTCCCGCGCACGGTCGACGAGGCGGAGTTCGCCGTACGGGCCGTCCTCGGCCAGCAGGTCTCCACGGCGGCGGCCCGCACCCACGCGGCCCGCCTGGTCACCGCGCACGGCGAACCGGTCGACGACCCCGAGGGCGGCCTGACCCACCTCTTCCCGTCCCCCGAGGCCTTGGCCGCGGTGGACCCGGAGTCACTGGCGATGCCCCGCGCCCGCCGCACGACGTTCACCACGCTGGTGGGCCAACTGGCGGACGGCACACTCCACTTGGGAGTCGAGAGCGACTGGACGGAGATCCGCGCCCAGCTCCTCTCCCTCCCCGGCTTCGGCCCCTGGACGGCCGACGTCATCGCCATGCGCGCCCTCGGCGACCCCGACGCCTTCCTCCCCACCGACCTCGGAATCCGGCGCGCCGCCCAGGAGTTGGGCCTCCCGTCGACCCCGGCCGCCCTCACCGCACGCGCGGCGGCCTGGCGGCCGTGGCGGGCGTACGCGGTCCAGTACCTGTGGGCGACGGACAGCCACCCGATCAACTTCCTTCCCGTGTAA
- a CDS encoding aminotransferase class I/II-fold pyridoxal phosphate-dependent enzyme, giving the protein MTPPPPSAHSADSLPALLDAARSDYEALLAKGLKLDLTRGKPSARQLDLSAELLSLPGDRYTSADGTDCRNYGGADGLLELREIFSGFLQVPADQLLAVGNSSLELMHDCLVHALLGTLPGAARRWADEERVAFLCPVPGYDRHFALCERFGIEMIPVPMTAEGPDMDVVERLVAEDPAVKGIWCVPKYSNPDGTCYSDETVRRLAAMPTAAPDFRVFWDNAYAVHHLTDEEVEIADMLAACAASGHPDRVFVFGSTSKITLGGAGVAFFGSSPANVAWLRGYSAKRSIGPDKVNQLRHAMFLRDADGVRAHMRKHRELLRPKFDTVQRILAERLGDTGLASWSTPRGGYFITLDVPDGCAREVVRRAADAGLALTPAGATHPYRDDPRDRTIRIAPSFPDLSEIEEIIEGVATCVRLVGYERLAAEAS; this is encoded by the coding sequence GTGACGCCTCCTCCCCCGTCTGCGCACTCCGCAGACTCCCTCCCGGCCCTGCTCGACGCGGCCCGGAGCGACTACGAAGCCCTTCTCGCGAAGGGGCTCAAGCTCGACCTGACCCGCGGCAAGCCCTCCGCCCGCCAGCTCGACCTGTCCGCCGAACTGCTCTCGCTGCCCGGCGACCGCTACACCTCCGCCGACGGCACGGACTGCCGCAACTACGGTGGCGCGGACGGGCTGCTGGAACTCCGGGAGATCTTCTCCGGGTTCCTCCAGGTCCCGGCCGACCAGCTGCTCGCCGTAGGGAACTCCAGCCTGGAGCTGATGCACGACTGCCTCGTGCACGCGCTGCTCGGCACGCTTCCCGGGGCCGCGCGCCGGTGGGCGGACGAGGAGCGGGTCGCGTTCCTGTGTCCGGTCCCCGGCTACGACCGGCACTTCGCGCTGTGCGAGCGGTTCGGCATCGAGATGATCCCCGTGCCGATGACCGCCGAGGGTCCCGACATGGACGTGGTGGAGCGGCTGGTCGCCGAGGACCCCGCGGTGAAGGGCATCTGGTGCGTGCCCAAGTACAGCAATCCGGACGGGACTTGCTACAGCGACGAGACCGTACGGCGGCTCGCCGCCATGCCGACGGCCGCGCCCGACTTCCGGGTCTTCTGGGACAACGCCTACGCCGTGCACCACCTCACCGACGAGGAGGTGGAGATCGCCGACATGCTCGCCGCCTGTGCCGCGAGCGGGCATCCCGACCGGGTCTTCGTCTTCGGGTCCACCTCGAAGATCACCCTGGGCGGTGCGGGCGTGGCGTTCTTCGGCTCGTCCCCGGCCAACGTGGCCTGGCTGCGCGGCTACAGCGCCAAGCGTTCCATCGGCCCCGACAAGGTCAACCAGCTGCGGCACGCGATGTTCCTGCGCGATGCGGACGGGGTGCGTGCCCATATGCGCAAGCACCGTGAGCTGCTCCGGCCGAAGTTCGACACCGTGCAGCGCATCCTCGCCGAACGGCTGGGCGACACCGGTCTCGCATCCTGGTCCACGCCCCGGGGCGGCTACTTCATCACCCTCGACGTGCCCGACGGCTGCGCCCGCGAGGTGGTGCGGCGCGCGGCGGACGCCGGTCTCGCCCTGACTCCGGCGGGCGCCACGCACCCGTACCGGGACGACCCGAGGGACCGGACGATCCGTATCGCCCCTTCCTTCCCCGACCTCTCGGAGATCGAGGAGATCATCGAGGGGGTGGCCACCTGCGTACGGCTGGTGGGCTACGAAAGGCTTGCGGCCGAGGCGAGTTGA
- a CDS encoding TetR/AcrR family transcriptional regulator — translation MARPRSFDEGEVLRAARDQFWSIGYAAARVDDIAAATGLGKGSLYGAFGDKRQLFLRTFDDHCAELVDAVRQALDGPDAGALERLRAHVLEVADATASDASRRGCLLAKGTAELSGQDPAVEETARRTFAAIGELLTSCVAGAQRAGDIRQDEDPARLAGLLLAVLRGIEALGKGGGSPDSLRAIAETALAVLPRP, via the coding sequence ATGGCAAGACCCCGAAGCTTCGACGAAGGCGAGGTGCTGCGCGCCGCCAGGGACCAGTTCTGGTCGATCGGTTACGCAGCCGCGAGAGTGGACGACATCGCCGCGGCCACCGGTCTGGGAAAGGGCAGCCTCTACGGTGCCTTCGGCGACAAGCGCCAACTGTTCCTGCGAACCTTCGACGACCACTGTGCCGAACTGGTCGACGCCGTACGGCAGGCGCTCGACGGTCCGGACGCCGGCGCCCTCGAACGGCTGCGCGCGCATGTACTGGAGGTGGCGGACGCCACCGCCTCGGACGCGTCTCGGCGCGGCTGCCTGCTGGCCAAGGGCACCGCCGAGCTCTCAGGGCAGGACCCGGCCGTCGAGGAGACCGCCCGCCGGACGTTCGCCGCCATCGGGGAACTGCTCACGTCCTGCGTCGCCGGAGCGCAGCGGGCGGGTGACATCAGGCAGGACGAGGACCCCGCTCGGCTGGCCGGGCTCCTGCTCGCGGTGCTGCGCGGGATCGAGGCGCTGGGCAAAGGCGGAGGCAGCCCCGACTCGTTGCGCGCGATCGCCGAAACCGCCTTGGCCGTCCTGCCCCGGCCGTAG